A genomic window from Chrysoperla carnea chromosome 3, inChrCarn1.1, whole genome shotgun sequence includes:
- the LOC123296672 gene encoding facilitated trehalose transporter Tret1-like, with protein MNIRIVQKVKSLQWLQIIATLSGSLVKFSAGLMVGWASPSLPKLSSPESVPQLTPDEGFMVGNALNIGYCVAIPIVALTADIIGRRNGILLCAPTILLSWFLVAYVETFELLCLARFLGGIGTGYGKTVISLYTSEIATPEIRGALGAATSLMTRCGMLFIFSVGPYVSITLMALISSTFTLLMFVTFFWMPQSPYYLLQCGKVDEAQKSLELLRKKHNNIKEEFIKIQESIALKKPMKEIFKKLLCVPSNRKGLIIVFVLFVIDQFSGMSAIIMYSQTIFERAGTKIPAEICSIVTLVIQILSSCLCIIYVDRFGRRPMLIVSGLGMAFTLATLSVYFYLDFLNYDLSALTVIPLMSLVFYHMFFMIGIGSLPFIIQSELFPTDVKALAISLGGLLLAVSTVIVTKIFQVLTSYDESAAFGFFSICTFLGVIFITCFVPETKGLSLEDIQKMLCSDNDDVDSKKVKDIEPEEKDQKDQKQIVEVIKY; from the exons ATGAACATACGAATTGTGcaaaaagttaaaagtttaCAATGGTTACAAATTATTGCAACATTGAgtg GTTCATTAGTGAAATTTTCTGCCGGATTAATGGTTGGTTGGGCATCACCGTCGTTACCAAAACTTTCATCCCCAGAATCTGTGCCACAATTAACGCCCGATGAAGGATTTATGGTTGGTAATGCTTTAAATATTGGTTATTGTGTTGCTATTCCAATTGTTGCATTAACAGCGGATATAATTGGAAGACGAAATGGTATTCTATTATGTGCACCTACAATTTTACTATCTTGGTTTTTAGTTGCATATGTAGAAACTTTTG agcTATTATGTTTGGCACGTTTCCTTGGCGGCATTGGAACTGGATACGGCAAAACAGTAATCAGCTTATACACATCAGAAATTGCAACACCAGAAATACGTGGTGCTTTAGGAGCAGCCACATCATTAATGACACGTTGCGGGATGTTATTCATCTTCAGCGTTGGACCATATGTCTCAATAACATTAATGGCCTTAATTAGTTCAACATTTACATTATTaatgtttgtaacatttttttggatGCCACAATCACCATACTATCTATTACAGTGCGGGAAAGTTGACGAAGCACAAAAATCATTAGAATTATTACGCaagaaacataataatattaaagaagaatttataaaaatacaagaaagtATTGCGCTAAAGAAACCgatgaaagaaatttttaaaaaattattatgcgtTCCATCAAATCGTAAAggtttgattattgtttttgttttatttgtaatcGATCAATTTTCTGGGATGAGTGCTATCATCATGTATTCGCAGACAATTTTTGAGCGTGCTGGTACAAAAATTCCAGCTGAAATATGTTCGATTGTTACACtagttatacaaattttatcatcgTGCTTGTGTATTATATATGTGGATCGTTTTGGCCGAAGACCAATGTTAATTGTATCCGGTTTGGGTATGGCATTCACGTTAGCAACATTAAGTGTATActtttatttggattttttaaattatgatttaagtGCGTTAACTGTGATACCATTAATGTCATTAGTGTTTTATCATATGTTCTTTATGATTGGCATTGGTTCCTTACCTTTTATTATCCAAAGTGAATTATTTCCTACGGACGTTAAAGCGTTAGCCATTTCATTGGGTGGTTTATTGTTAGCAGTTTCAACTGTGATTGTTACCAAAATATTTCAAGTATTAACAAGTTATGATGAAAGTGCTGCATTTGGTTTCTTCTCAATTTGTACATTCCTAGGTGTTATATTTATCACATGTTTTGTACCTGAAACAAAAGGTTTATCATTAGAAGATATACAAAAGATGCTTTGTAGTGATAATGATGATGTTGATAGTAAAAAAGTGAAAGACATTGAACCAGAAGAAAAAGATCAAAAGGATCAAAAACAAATCGTTGaagttatcaaatattaa